In Rubrobacter aplysinae, the DNA window GGGCCGCGAACGTCCCGCCCCGCCTGCTCTGCCACCCGGCTTTTCAGGCACCGTGTATCCGTCCCGCGGAGCCCGGCGGCATCCGGCTAGGCTACCTTCTCGGCCTGGACGATCAGACGCTGGGTATAGTTCGGCAGGGTGCAAGTCTGGAGGGTGAGGATGTTACGTCCGGGCACGGGCTCGGTGACGCTCGTGTTGGTTGGCCGCACGACCTCCTGACGGTAGACGCGATAGGTGTACTTTTTACCGGCCGCGTCGGTCAGGTAGATCTTGTCCCCCTTGCCGAGCTTGTCCAGGCGGTAGAAACCGAGAAAGCTGTCGGTGCCGGGAAAGCCGATCCTGTGCCCCGCGAGGTAGACGTTGGCCTCCTCCTGCCACGGATGGCCGGTGCCTTCTAGGTGTACGGCGACGTTCTTCTTGAGCGCCGGCTCGTCGTCTCCGGCGGTGTTGGGTACCCGGTCGTTCTCCACGCGGCCCATCTCCGGGATACTCACTTCTAACGTCTTGTTCTCCGGCCCGGAGGTCCCGGAAGTCTCCTTCCTGGAGCCCTCTGCGGAATTCGCCGGAGACTCCGGCGCGACATCTCCGGCACCCGAGGACGCAACGCCCCGATCCGATCTCTTTTCAGGCCCATCACCGGAGCCGCTATTAGAGCCCTTGCCCGATCCTTTATCCCCGGCCTCGGCTGTGTTGGAGACCTGGTTTACCTGCGAAGAGCCCTCTTCGAGG includes these proteins:
- a CDS encoding class E sortase, with the translated sequence MSRYLNTALNVLSIALLLAGVALAASLFVPQFWVPSPTLEEGSSQVNQVSNTAEAGDKGSGKGSNSGSGDGPEKRSDRGVASSGAGDVAPESPANSAEGSRKETSGTSGPENKTLEVSIPEMGRVENDRVPNTAGDDEPALKKNVAVHLEGTGHPWQEEANVYLAGHRIGFPGTDSFLGFYRLDKLGKGDKIYLTDAAGKKYTYRVYRQEVVRPTNTSVTEPVPGRNILTLQTCTLPNYTQRLIVQAEKVA